A single window of Tenericutes bacterium MZ-XQ DNA harbors:
- a CDS encoding exodeoxyribonuclease III, whose amino-acid sequence MKFISWNVNGLRAAMQKGFEDFFRSEDADIFAIQETKMQESQKSWSFDGYYEYWNDADKKGYSGTLIYTKKKPLSVTYGLFGEGYNHEGRVITLAYDHFYFVNCYVPNAKRELLRLDERMDFEDQMRAYLTSLDAIKPVIYTGDLNVAHMPMDLKNPESNKRNPGFTDEERGKMSKLLESGFIDTFRSLYPNTVKYTWWSYMFQARLKNIGWRIDYFIVSKRLMNKVDDSMIYDQVLGSNHCPVGLIVKDELI is encoded by the coding sequence TTGAAATTCATCAGTTGGAATGTAAATGGACTTAGAGCAGCAATGCAAAAAGGCTTTGAAGATTTTTTTAGATCAGAAGATGCAGATATTTTTGCGATTCAAGAAACAAAAATGCAAGAGTCGCAAAAATCTTGGAGTTTTGATGGTTATTACGAATACTGGAATGATGCAGATAAAAAAGGTTATTCAGGAACGTTAATTTACACAAAGAAAAAACCACTATCTGTAACTTACGGATTATTTGGTGAAGGCTATAATCATGAGGGACGTGTCATCACTTTAGCATATGATCATTTTTACTTTGTGAACTGTTATGTTCCAAACGCTAAAAGAGAGTTACTTAGATTGGATGAACGTATGGATTTTGAAGATCAAATGAGAGCATATTTAACTTCGCTAGATGCGATTAAACCTGTGATTTATACCGGAGATCTAAATGTTGCACATATGCCAATGGATTTAAAGAATCCGGAGTCTAATAAAAGAAATCCAGGCTTTACAGATGAGGAAAGAGGTAAGATGTCAAAACTTTTAGAAAGTGGCTTTATAGATACATTTAGAAGTCTATACCCGAATACAGTGAAATATACATGGTGGAGTTATATGTTTCAAGCTAGATTAAAGAACATCGGATGGAGAATCGATTATTTTATTGTCAGTAAAAGACTAATGAATAAGGTTGATGACAGTATGATCTATGATCAAGTATTAGGCAGTAATCATTGTCCTGTAGGACTTATAGTTAAGGATGAACTCATATGA